One window from the genome of Hippocampus zosterae strain Florida chromosome 7, ASM2543408v3, whole genome shotgun sequence encodes:
- the LOC127604619 gene encoding trichohyalin-like isoform X3, translated as MCSRDYPSMESSCEPPDLEDDERSWTGRQVRQVLQETLAAHRRDLDRVRTFWMEQFAEFRWVRDAAAKAALKAIEDDWSRRWARREDDIFQDLQAMRESVRLHVEEHWDNMEWHLDRTVDDCERELRCVKAVMEQKVQEKELQLSQQKELNAGVLASLEEKKAQMGNVKDVLLLLKSRLEEKEEQKEQLQQLLVSVGRQLRQERQESARWRTCADELRQCLEAEREAGAQARMEALRRQQRLLQRVDNVKSLVKGFVGQNARFMRSLKCADDTADQNEMMDQAEKGQVGEKERREEKERRAKEKKESKEREKRAKKEKKERDKREKQASKECQRKEKKEKE; from the exons ATGTGCTCGCGTGACTACCCCAGCATGGAGTCCAGCTGCGAGCCGCCTGACCTTGAGGACGACGAGAGGAGCTGGACCGGGCGGCAAGTCCGGCAGGTGCTCCAGGAGACGCTGGCGGCCCACCGCCGCGATCTGGATCGGGTGCGTACCTTCTGGATGGAGCAGTTTGCCGAGTTCCGGTGGGTCCGGGACGCGGCCGCCAAGGCGGCGCTGAAGGCCATCGAAGACGATTGGAGCCGGCGGTGGGCGCGGCGCGAAGACGACATTTTTCAGGACCTCCAGGCAATGAGGGAGAGCGTACGGCTGCACGTGGAGGAGCACTGGGACAACATGGAGTGGCATCTGGACCGCACCGTGGACGACTGCGAACGAGAACTGCGCTGCGTCAAGGCCGTGATGGAACAGAAG GTGCAGGAGAAGGAGCTGCAGCTGAGCCAGCAGAAGGAGCTCAACGCCGGAGTGCTGGCCAGCTtggaggagaagaaggcgcagatGGGCAACGTCAAAGACGTCCTGCTGCTGCTCAAGTCCAggctggaggagaaggaggagcagaaagagcagctgcagcagctgctggtCTCCGTCGGCCGGCAGCTGCGGCAGGAGCGGCAGGAGAGCGCGCGCTGGAGGACCTGCGCCGACGAACTGCGCCAGTGTCTGGAGGCCGAACGCGAGGCCGGCGCCCAGGCCAGGATGGAGGCCCTCCGCCGACAGCAACGGCTCCTCCAACGCGTCGACAATGTCAAGAGTCTCGTCAAGGGCTTCGTGGGACAGAATGCCCGTTTCATG AGGTCTCTGAAGTGCGCCGACGACACGGCTGACCAAAATGAGATGATGGACCAGGCGGAAAAAGGTCAAGTTGGGGAGAAAGAAAGGAGAGAAGAGAAGGAGCGCCGGGCTAAAGAGAAGAAGGAAAGCAAGGAGCGGGAAAAGCGAGCcaagaaggaaaagaaggagCGAGACAAGCGGgagaagcaagcaagcaaggagtgccaaaggaaagaaaagaaagaaaaggaatgA
- the LOC127604619 gene encoding calponin homology domain-containing protein DDB_G0272472-like isoform X2: protein MGEHFGHAPPAAFVSLMLCDIFLFLGKRVCSRNLALDSWRSMPSPWCRFLLLSVPPTPPPTRNMESSCEPPDLEDDERSWTGRQVRQVLQETLAAHRRDLDRVRTFWMEQFAEFRWVRDAAAKAALKAIEDDWSRRWARREDDIFQDLQAMRESVRLHVEEHWDNMEWHLDRTVDDCERELRCVKAVMEQKEKELQLSQQKELNAGVLASLEEKKAQMGNVKDVLLLLKSRLEEKEEQKEQLQQLLVSVGRQLRQERQESARWRTCADELRQCLEAEREAGAQARMEALRRQQRLLQRVDNVKSLVKGFVGQNARFMRSLKCADDTADQNEMMDQAEKGQVGEKERREEKERRAKEKKESKEREKRAKKEKKERDKREKQASKECQRKEKKEKE from the exons ATGGGAGAGCATTTTGGCCACGCCCCCCCAGCGGCTTTTGTGTCTTTGAtgctttgtgacatttttctctttttgggcAAAAGAGTTTGCAGCCGCAATCTCGCACTTGACTCTTGGCGGTCTATGCCGTCTCCCTGGTGTCGTTTCCTTCTGCTGTcggttccccccaccccacccccgacaCGTAA CATGGAGTCCAGCTGCGAGCCGCCTGACCTTGAGGACGACGAGAGGAGCTGGACCGGGCGGCAAGTCCGGCAGGTGCTCCAGGAGACGCTGGCGGCCCACCGCCGCGATCTGGATCGGGTGCGTACCTTCTGGATGGAGCAGTTTGCCGAGTTCCGGTGGGTCCGGGACGCGGCCGCCAAGGCGGCGCTGAAGGCCATCGAAGACGATTGGAGCCGGCGGTGGGCGCGGCGCGAAGACGACATTTTTCAGGACCTCCAGGCAATGAGGGAGAGCGTACGGCTGCACGTGGAGGAGCACTGGGACAACATGGAGTGGCATCTGGACCGCACCGTGGACGACTGCGAACGAGAACTGCGCTGCGTCAAGGCCGTGATGGAACAGAAG GAGAAGGAGCTGCAGCTGAGCCAGCAGAAGGAGCTCAACGCCGGAGTGCTGGCCAGCTtggaggagaagaaggcgcagatGGGCAACGTCAAAGACGTCCTGCTGCTGCTCAAGTCCAggctggaggagaaggaggagcagaaagagcagctgcagcagctgctggtCTCCGTCGGCCGGCAGCTGCGGCAGGAGCGGCAGGAGAGCGCGCGCTGGAGGACCTGCGCCGACGAACTGCGCCAGTGTCTGGAGGCCGAACGCGAGGCCGGCGCCCAGGCCAGGATGGAGGCCCTCCGCCGACAGCAACGGCTCCTCCAACGCGTCGACAATGTCAAGAGTCTCGTCAAGGGCTTCGTGGGACAGAATGCCCGTTTCATG AGGTCTCTGAAGTGCGCCGACGACACGGCTGACCAAAATGAGATGATGGACCAGGCGGAAAAAGGTCAAGTTGGGGAGAAAGAAAGGAGAGAAGAGAAGGAGCGCCGGGCTAAAGAGAAGAAGGAAAGCAAGGAGCGGGAAAAGCGAGCcaagaaggaaaagaaggagCGAGACAAGCGGgagaagcaagcaagcaaggagtgccaaaggaaagaaaagaaagaaaaggaatgA
- the LOC127604619 gene encoding uncharacterized protein LOC127604619 isoform X1, protein MGEHFGHAPPAAFVSLMLCDIFLFLGKRVCSRNLALDSWRSMPSPWCRFLLLSVPPTPPPTRNMESSCEPPDLEDDERSWTGRQVRQVLQETLAAHRRDLDRVRTFWMEQFAEFRWVRDAAAKAALKAIEDDWSRRWARREDDIFQDLQAMRESVRLHVEEHWDNMEWHLDRTVDDCERELRCVKAVMEQKVQEKELQLSQQKELNAGVLASLEEKKAQMGNVKDVLLLLKSRLEEKEEQKEQLQQLLVSVGRQLRQERQESARWRTCADELRQCLEAEREAGAQARMEALRRQQRLLQRVDNVKSLVKGFVGQNARFMRSLKCADDTADQNEMMDQAEKGQVGEKERREEKERRAKEKKESKEREKRAKKEKKERDKREKQASKECQRKEKKEKE, encoded by the exons ATGGGAGAGCATTTTGGCCACGCCCCCCCAGCGGCTTTTGTGTCTTTGAtgctttgtgacatttttctctttttgggcAAAAGAGTTTGCAGCCGCAATCTCGCACTTGACTCTTGGCGGTCTATGCCGTCTCCCTGGTGTCGTTTCCTTCTGCTGTcggttccccccaccccacccccgacaCGTAA CATGGAGTCCAGCTGCGAGCCGCCTGACCTTGAGGACGACGAGAGGAGCTGGACCGGGCGGCAAGTCCGGCAGGTGCTCCAGGAGACGCTGGCGGCCCACCGCCGCGATCTGGATCGGGTGCGTACCTTCTGGATGGAGCAGTTTGCCGAGTTCCGGTGGGTCCGGGACGCGGCCGCCAAGGCGGCGCTGAAGGCCATCGAAGACGATTGGAGCCGGCGGTGGGCGCGGCGCGAAGACGACATTTTTCAGGACCTCCAGGCAATGAGGGAGAGCGTACGGCTGCACGTGGAGGAGCACTGGGACAACATGGAGTGGCATCTGGACCGCACCGTGGACGACTGCGAACGAGAACTGCGCTGCGTCAAGGCCGTGATGGAACAGAAG GTGCAGGAGAAGGAGCTGCAGCTGAGCCAGCAGAAGGAGCTCAACGCCGGAGTGCTGGCCAGCTtggaggagaagaaggcgcagatGGGCAACGTCAAAGACGTCCTGCTGCTGCTCAAGTCCAggctggaggagaaggaggagcagaaagagcagctgcagcagctgctggtCTCCGTCGGCCGGCAGCTGCGGCAGGAGCGGCAGGAGAGCGCGCGCTGGAGGACCTGCGCCGACGAACTGCGCCAGTGTCTGGAGGCCGAACGCGAGGCCGGCGCCCAGGCCAGGATGGAGGCCCTCCGCCGACAGCAACGGCTCCTCCAACGCGTCGACAATGTCAAGAGTCTCGTCAAGGGCTTCGTGGGACAGAATGCCCGTTTCATG AGGTCTCTGAAGTGCGCCGACGACACGGCTGACCAAAATGAGATGATGGACCAGGCGGAAAAAGGTCAAGTTGGGGAGAAAGAAAGGAGAGAAGAGAAGGAGCGCCGGGCTAAAGAGAAGAAGGAAAGCAAGGAGCGGGAAAAGCGAGCcaagaaggaaaagaaggagCGAGACAAGCGGgagaagcaagcaagcaaggagtgccaaaggaaagaaaagaaagaaaaggaatgA
- the nploc4 gene encoding nuclear protein localization protein 4 homolog, translating to MAETIIIRVQSPDGMKKIPLTKRETAAAFLKKVAKEFGFNSNRFSLYLNRNKTGEILSQNKSLSLLKIKHGDMLFLFPSGSPASSSSSSAEVMDTAAPHSSSSLPSASSSFPMPRPQSAPQIQEDDIDQYLTKQDGKIYRNRDAQLCRHGALGKCVHCVPLEPFDEDYLNHLDPPVKHMSFHAYLRKLTGGADKGKFAALENISCKIKSGCEGHPPWPEGICTKCQPSAITLNRQKYRHVDNIMFENHTIADRFLDFWRKTGSQRVGYLFGRYTEHKDIPLGIRAEVAAIYEPPQNATQNSLELLEDPKAAAVDEIAAKLGLRKVGWIFSDLISEDTRIGTVRFTRNQDSHFLSAEECITAGYFQNQHSNPCKLSRDGHFGSKFVTVVATGGPDNQVHFEGYQVSNQCMALVREECLLPCKDAPELGYAKESSPEQYVPDVFFKDKDKFGNDVTFLARPLPVEYLIIDITTTFPKDPHFTFSSTQRFPIENREILGETQDFHSLATYLSQCASASFLDIVSDFHLLLFLVTNEVMPLRDSIGLLLDAVKTSDGDLAETWKKSEQWATIEQLCGTVGGQPSASVGFDSMGDPSAPPSSSAMWSCAHCTFMNQPGTEHCEMCRLPRT from the exons ATGGCCGAAACTATC ATCATCCGTGTTCAATCCCCAGATGGAATGAAGAAAATTCCTTTGACGAAGCGGGAGACTGCTGCTGCCTTTTTAAAGAAG GTAGCCAAAGAGTTTGGCTTCAACTCCAACCGCTTCTCCCTTTACCTGAACCGCAACAAAACCGGCGAAATCCTCTCGCAGAACAAAAGCCTCAGCCTGCTGAAGATTAA GCACGGCGACATGCTCTTCTTGTTCCCCTCGGGCTCGCCGGCCTCCTCATCGTCATCGTCCGCCGAGGTGATGGACACGGCCGCCCCGCACTCATCGTCATCATTGCCATCCGCTTCCTCGTCCTTCCCGATGCCCCGCCCCCAGTCGGCGCCGCAGATCCAGGAGGATGACATCGACCAGTATCTGACCAAACAGGACGGCAAGATCTACAGGAACCGAGACGCGCAGCT ATGTCGCCACGGCGCCCTGGGCAAGTGTGTGCACTGCGTGCCGTTGGAG CCTTTTGACGAAGACTACCTGAACCACCTGGACCCGCCCGTCAAGCACATGTCGTTCCACGCGTACCTGCGAAAGCTGACCGGAGGAGCCGACAA GGGGAAGTTTGCCGCCCTGGAGAATATCAGCTGCAAGATCAAGTCGGGCTGCGAGGGTCACCCTCCCTGGCCGGAGGGCATCTGCACCAAGTGCCAGCCCAGCGCCATCACGCTCAACAGACAG AAATACCGACACGTGGACAATATCATGTTTGAGAACCACACCATCGCCGACCGCTTCCTGGACTTCTGGCGCAAGACGGGCAGCCAGAGGGTGGGCTACCTGTTCGGCAGGTACACGGAGCACAAAGACATCCCGCTGGGCATCCGAGCCGAGGTGGCCGCCATCTACGAGCCTCCGCAG AACGCGACTCAGAACAGTCTGGAGCTGCTGGAGGACCCCAAAGCCGCAGCCGTGGACGAGATCGCCGCCAAGCTTGGCCTTCGGAAG GTGGGATGGATTTTCTCCGACCTGATCTCCGAGGACACCAGGATCGGGACTGTCCGCTTCACCAGAAACCAG GACTCGCACTTCCTGAGCGCGGAGGAGTGCATCACGGCGGGCTACTTCCAAAACCAACATTCCAACCCCTGCAAACTCTCCCGAGACGGACACTTTGGCTCCAAGTTTGTGACGGTGGTGGCCACAG GCGGTCCGGACAACCAGGTGCACTTCGAGGGCTACCAGGTGTCCAATCAATGCATGGCCCTGGTGAGGGAGGAGTGCTTGCTGCCCTGCAAGGACGCCCCCGAGCTGGGCTACGCCAAAGAGTCCAGTCCCGAGCAGTACGTCCCGGACGTCTTCTTCAAG GACAAAGACAAATTTGGCAACGACGTCACCTTCTTGGCACGCCCTCTTCCCGTCGAGTATCTTATCATTGAC ATCACCACGACGTTCCCCAAGGACCCCCACTTCACCTTCAGCTCCACTCAGCGCTTCCCCATCGAGAACCGAGAAATCCTCGGAGAGACGCAA GACTTCCACAGCCTGGCCACGTATTTGTCGCAGTGCGCCTCCGCGTCCTTCCTGGATATCGTGTCCGACTTCCATCTGCTCCTCTTCCTGGTCACCAACGAGGTCATGCCTCTGAGG GACAGCATCGGCCTGCTGCTGGATGCCGTCAAGACATCCGACGGGGACCTCGCTGAGACCTGGAAGAAGTCGGAGCAGTGGGCCACCATCGAACAGCTGTGCG GCACGGTAGGGGGGCAGCCGTCGGCTTCGGTGGGTTTCGACAGCATGGGGGACCCGTCGGCACCTCCGTCCTCCTCTGCCATGTGGTCTTGCGCGCACTGCACGTTCATGAACCAGCCCGGGACCGAGCACTGTGAAATGTGCAGGCTGCCCCGCACTTaa
- the LOC127604619 gene encoding uncharacterized protein LOC127604619 isoform X4, whose amino-acid sequence MESSCEPPDLEDDERSWTGRQVRQVLQETLAAHRRDLDRVRTFWMEQFAEFRWVRDAAAKAALKAIEDDWSRRWARREDDIFQDLQAMRESVRLHVEEHWDNMEWHLDRTVDDCERELRCVKAVMEQKVQEKELQLSQQKELNAGVLASLEEKKAQMGNVKDVLLLLKSRLEEKEEQKEQLQQLLVSVGRQLRQERQESARWRTCADELRQCLEAEREAGAQARMEALRRQQRLLQRVDNVKSLVKGFVGQNARFMRSLKCADDTADQNEMMDQAEKGQVGEKERREEKERRAKEKKESKEREKRAKKEKKERDKREKQASKECQRKEKKEKE is encoded by the exons ATGGAGTCCAGCTGCGAGCCGCCTGACCTTGAGGACGACGAGAGGAGCTGGACCGGGCGGCAAGTCCGGCAGGTGCTCCAGGAGACGCTGGCGGCCCACCGCCGCGATCTGGATCGGGTGCGTACCTTCTGGATGGAGCAGTTTGCCGAGTTCCGGTGGGTCCGGGACGCGGCCGCCAAGGCGGCGCTGAAGGCCATCGAAGACGATTGGAGCCGGCGGTGGGCGCGGCGCGAAGACGACATTTTTCAGGACCTCCAGGCAATGAGGGAGAGCGTACGGCTGCACGTGGAGGAGCACTGGGACAACATGGAGTGGCATCTGGACCGCACCGTGGACGACTGCGAACGAGAACTGCGCTGCGTCAAGGCCGTGATGGAACAGAAG GTGCAGGAGAAGGAGCTGCAGCTGAGCCAGCAGAAGGAGCTCAACGCCGGAGTGCTGGCCAGCTtggaggagaagaaggcgcagatGGGCAACGTCAAAGACGTCCTGCTGCTGCTCAAGTCCAggctggaggagaaggaggagcagaaagagcagctgcagcagctgctggtCTCCGTCGGCCGGCAGCTGCGGCAGGAGCGGCAGGAGAGCGCGCGCTGGAGGACCTGCGCCGACGAACTGCGCCAGTGTCTGGAGGCCGAACGCGAGGCCGGCGCCCAGGCCAGGATGGAGGCCCTCCGCCGACAGCAACGGCTCCTCCAACGCGTCGACAATGTCAAGAGTCTCGTCAAGGGCTTCGTGGGACAGAATGCCCGTTTCATG AGGTCTCTGAAGTGCGCCGACGACACGGCTGACCAAAATGAGATGATGGACCAGGCGGAAAAAGGTCAAGTTGGGGAGAAAGAAAGGAGAGAAGAGAAGGAGCGCCGGGCTAAAGAGAAGAAGGAAAGCAAGGAGCGGGAAAAGCGAGCcaagaaggaaaagaaggagCGAGACAAGCGGgagaagcaagcaagcaaggagtgccaaaggaaagaaaagaaagaaaaggaatgA